CGATGAATTCGTCTTTTTTCTTGGCAAGGCCGCGCGCGATGAATTCGTAAGAGAGTTTCGCCAGCTGCATGATGTTTTTGATTTCATGGATGACCATGCCGGTCGTCTGTCCCACGGCGGCCAGGCGTTCCATGCGCAGATTTTCTTCAAACAGCATGATGTTCTTCAAGGCCCCGGCCATCTGGAATCCCAGGCCGACGGCGAGATCCAGGTCCTGCGGCTCGAAAGCCGGCGCCTTTTCGCTTTTGACGAAGGCGGCCACGCCGAGCGCGCTGTTGCGGGAAAGAAGCGGGAGAAAAATAAACCGGCCGTCGTGGACAGGCTTGCCGCGGCGCAGGACTTCGTCCGCCCTTTTCTCGAGATCCGCGAGGAATTCCGGGGAAGCCGTGCCGGGATCGGGCACGCGGCTGTCGAGCCAGATGCGGTTCTGGTTGCCAAGGAGGTACAGAAAACCTTCATCCGCGGCGATAAATTTAGAAGCGCTTTCGAGGAAAAAGAGGCAAAGCGATTTTCTTTCGAGAAGAGACTGGTAAATTTTGCCGATTTCGTGGGCGGACTCGAAAACGGCGTCGCGTTCCGTCATAAAAACCCTTCGGGGGCGGTGGATCGATGCTTGTGCAACCGTGGCAAAGCCCCTATAATCTGGCACAAAAGAGGTTACCACTCAAGGCTCATGAAAATCATACCCGATAAAATACCGTCCGGCATTCCCGTGATGCGCTTCGACGGAGACCTTGATTACCATGCTTCGGCGGATCTGAGATCCGGCTTAAACAAATTTTTGGAAAGCCCGCACCTGCTCCTGGACCTGGCCAAGGTGGGGTACATGGACAGCTCCGGCATTGCTGTCTTTGTGGAGCTCTCCCAGAAAATCAAAGCCCACGGCGGTAAAATCGTTTTCTTCAATCTCGCCCCGGCCGTCAAAAGCGTTTTCGAGCTGGCCAAGCTGCATCTGTTTTTCTCGATCGCGGGCTCGCAGGAAGAGGCCGTAAAAATCGTCTCCGGATGATCAAGCGGCTGCTTCCCCATCTCATCCCCGTTTTCCTGCTTTTTCTCGTCGTCAGCCTTTACTCCCTGATCCCCGAACCGCTGGAGGCGGTACGGCTGCGTTTCTTCGATTTGTTCCAGCAGATGCAGCCGCGGCTTTATGAGCCCGCGCCCGTGAAGATCATCGACGTGGACGAAGAGTCGCTGGCGCGCCACGGCCAGTGGCCCTGGCCGCGCTCGCTCATCGCGCAGCTCGTCCTTCGTCTCAAGGAAGAAGGTGCCGAGGTCATCGGCTTCGACGTCCTGTTTCCCGAACCGGACCGGACTTCACCGCGCAACATCGTCCCGCTTTGGCCGGACACGCCTGAAACCAGCCGCCTCAAAACCGAAATCGCGAATCTCCCGGACCATGACGAAATTTTTGCCAAAGCCATCGGCGAAGCCAAAGTCGTCTCGTCCTTCAGCCTGCACCGTGAAGCCAACAAATCGGAACCCGTCCGCAAAGCCGGTTTTAGTTTTGCGGGCGACATGCCCGGCCAATTCCTGTCGGACTTTCCCGGCGCGGTGACAAGCCTCCCGGGCATCGAAAAAGCGGCCGCAGGAAACGCGATCGTCAATTATTTTCCGGAATACGACGGCATCATCCGCCGCGTTCCCCTTCTCTTCCAATTGCGCGGCAATCTTTATCCGCAGCTCGCGCTGGAAGCCACGCGGCTTTTCCTGGGCGCGCCGGGCTACATCGTGAAATCTTCCGGCGGCAGCGGCGAAGCGAGCTTCGGAAAAAAAACCGGCATCGTGGCGATCAAAGTCGGAAAGCACGTCATTCCGACGGACGCGAAAGGACGGATCTGGCTGTACGACACGGGTTCCATTCCGGAACGTTATGTCCCGGCCTGGCGCGTGCTCGACAAAGACATGGGCGATCAAAGCGTGAAAGACTCCATTGTTTTCATCGGGACGAGCGCGATCGGCCTGAAAG
The window above is part of the Verrucomicrobiia bacterium genome. Proteins encoded here:
- a CDS encoding ATP-binding protein, whose translation is MTERDAVFESAHEIGKIYQSLLERKSLCLFFLESASKFIAADEGFLYLLGNQNRIWLDSRVPDPGTASPEFLADLEKRADEVLRRGKPVHDGRFIFLPLLSRNSALGVAAFVKSEKAPAFEPQDLDLAVGLGFQMAGALKNIMLFEENLRMERLAAVGQTTGMVIHEIKNIMQLAKLSYEFIARGLAKKKDEFIVRGAANMEKALKELEGFTMDMLSLTKDYELDLDRVDMAALFKELQESLLDKAKDLRVALEFKASPELDWVDCDRRAVYRTLLNLIKNAMEATDPKRADSAVRVTAEPLDAERYVLKVEDNGIGMTAEVKARLFEAFFSTKGQKGTGLGLLIIDRTVKKHQGEIQIESELGKGTTFILTMPRKIARSAPNGS
- a CDS encoding STAS domain-containing protein; this translates as MKIIPDKIPSGIPVMRFDGDLDYHASADLRSGLNKFLESPHLLLDLAKVGYMDSSGIAVFVELSQKIKAHGGKIVFFNLAPAVKSVFELAKLHLFFSIAGSQEEAVKIVSG